A portion of the Betta splendens chromosome 2, fBetSpl5.4, whole genome shotgun sequence genome contains these proteins:
- the ptger2a gene encoding prostaglandin E receptor 2a (subtype EP2), which yields MSSEAHDVCHNATHLDPANSKVPSAIMFSLGILGNVAALVILEIQRCRSARSGGPPRRAVFHVLIKALMITDLVGTCVTSPLVQMSYLRNTTLVGMSPANQSVCLYFGITMTFLTLDTLSLLLIMALERCFAIGYPYLYSRFVTNKCAYITIPLVFLLCFIFCLLPFAGFGKYVQYCPGTWCFIDMNPEGLEDRAYAELYATVLLLLVLAVVACNCFVVYHLFKMYQRRKRNGSVTATTRAKHERRAASMAEEVEYLILLVIMTIIFISCTLPLVIRVFVNSIQHKEKTTKESHISDKNALLYISINSIIDPWVFVLLSPSMLHFCWASVCRGSLQTTRSYVIKSTVIKGNSHADVEASRPTLDYNEEVQSVEKV from the exons ATGAGTTCGGAGGCACACGACGTGTGTCACAACGCAACGCACCTGGACCCCGCCAACAGCAAGGTGCCCAGCGCCATCATGTTCTCCCTGGGCATCCTGGGCAACGTGGCCGCCCTGGTGATCCTGGAGATCCAGCGGTGCAGATCCGCCAGGAGCGGGGGCCCGCCGCGGCGGGCTGTGTTCCACGTCCTCATCAAAGCGCTGATGATCACGGACCTGGTCGGAACCTGCGTGACGAGCCCGCTGGTGCAGATGTCGTATCTGCGCAACACGACCTTGGTGGGGATGTCGCCTGCCAATCAAAGCGTGTGCCTGTACTTTGGCATTACCATGACCTTCCTTACTCTGGACACGCTGTCGCTGTTGTTGATCATGGCGCTGGAGAGGTGTTTCGCCATCGGATATCCCTACCTGTACAGCCGCTTCGTCACCAACAAATGTGCCTATATCACAATCCCTTTGGtttttttgttatgttttatATTCTGTCTTCTCCCCTTTGCGGGGTTTGGAAAATACGTTCAGTACTGTCCTGGCACGTGGTGCTTCATCGACATGAACCCAGAGGGACTGGAGGACCGGGCCTACGCAGAACTCTACGCCACggtcctgctcctgctggtgCTGGCCGTTGTGGCGTGCAACTGTTTCGTGGTGTATCACCTATTCAAGATGTACCAGCGCCGCAAGAGGAACGGCTCAGTGACGGCAACCACCAGGGCCAAGCATGAGCGCAGGGCGGCGTCCATGGCCGAGGAGGTGGAATATCTCATCCTGCTGGTCATCATGACCATCATCTTTATCTCCTGCACGCTCCCCCTGGTG ATTCGGGTGTTCGTCAACTCCATACAGCATAAGGAAAAAACCACTAAAGAGTCCCACATCTCGGACAAAAACGCCCTCCTGTATATCTCGATCAACTCCATCATTGACCCCTGGGTCTTCGTCCTCCTGTCCCCGAGCATGCTGCACTTCTGCTGGGCATCGGTTTGCCGCGGCTCGCTGCAAACCACCAGGAGTTACGTCATCAAATCCACAGTGATTAAAGGGAATTCTCACGCTGATGTAGAAGCGTCTCGCCCAACGTTGGACTACAATGAAGAAGTTCAGTCTGTTGAAAAAGTATGA